AAGCGATCCAAAAAGAATGGATGACTCCGGTTTTGCATCTCAATATTAAAATAACGGTTATCCCTGGTGGTTACCCACACGTCTAGGCGCGCGGAGTCATCTTCCGGCATGAAAACGTCAATGGGCTTCTCGAACTCGTAATCGAGATCTATGATTTCATGGTCATGGTCAAGCCCAAGCAGGCAGTTGAGCATATCGCGTATGGTGTCCTTGTCATCCATCAGCACGCGAAACGTTTCACTATAATACGGAAGCAAGAACTGTTCGCCCTGCGCGTTCGTAACGATATAGTAGGCCTTCTTTTCTGAAGTCGTGTTGTTTTCGGTCATTTACAATTCCTTTAGAGGGTTGGTTATGATTTGCCCCCTATACTATTAACACGCTTCAGCAAGCCGTTTGGCTCATGAAAACTTTGTAGGACAATTGCAAACGACGTTACTTTTGTATATTGCGTTGCATGAAAAAGAAATTGTGTTTAGTTGTTATTTGGTTTGCTCTGATTGTTTGTTCGCTATTTTGCTCATCATGTACAGAATCGGTAAGATATATCGCGCTAAAGCGCAGCTCCCTAAATGCCGAAACATGGCTCGAAGTCGAAAAGAACGAAACCGTCAAAATTTGCGTTGACGCAAAAGTTCGTGCATGGGAAACCTCGCTGAATACAGAAATTCTAAACGATTCGTGTTTAAAATTTCAAGTTCCAGAACTTAACGGAATCAATACAATCAATATAAAGTTTCCAGATTCTGACAGCGCCTATAAAATTAATCTAGTCGTCGGCATGAAGTATTTGAACTTCAAAAATGAAGAAACTTTATATGGTAATGATGCTTACCAAATGATTCCATTTGAAGAAAAAATCGTATATGTTACGGGTTCCTATTTAGTTGATAAATATCCTGTGACTAATTGTGATTTTTTACAACTGTTATGGGATGAAATTCCTCTAAATTCTCCCCAAATAGATACCATGGAAAATGACTTTACAAAATTTTGGGTACAAAAAAAGGAATCAAGAAAAAATAACGAAAAATGTATTACCCATGATTCTGCAGCAAGTACAATTCCTTTATATTTGGCGATGAAATATGCCAATATTCGAAGTGTACGAGACGGTTTAAAACCGTATTATATCTTTTCAAACACTAGTAATAAATTTGTACAAATTGATCGCAAAGCAAGGTCTGTCAATCGTAACGGAGTTGAAGAAGTTCCCGAGCATCATTATTTTATCGTTTACCATGATTTCATAGAGCATGAAAATAACTTGATAGAAGTTTATGATAATTCGTCTTCTGATGGTTATCGGCTTCCTTATTATGACGAATGGGTTATGCTTGCTCGTGCAGGTGATAAAAAGAATAATGTGCCCTGGGGTAATTCAACTTCTTTTAACGAAATTTCTAAATATGCAAAATTTGAA
The DNA window shown above is from Fibrobacter succinogenes and carries:
- a CDS encoding SUMF1/EgtB/PvdO family nonheme iron enzyme; translated protein: MKKKLCLVVIWFALIVCSLFCSSCTESVRYIALKRSSLNAETWLEVEKNETVKICVDAKVRAWETSLNTEILNDSCLKFQVPELNGINTINIKFPDSDSAYKINLVVGMKYLNFKNEETLYGNDAYQMIPFEEKIVYVTGSYLVDKYPVTNCDFLQLLWDEIPLNSPQIDTMENDFTKFWVQKKESRKNNEKCITHDSAASTIPLYLAMKYANIRSVRDGLKPYYIFSNTSNKFVQIDRKARSVNRNGVEEVPEHHYFIVYHDFIEHENNLIEVYDNSSSDGYRLPYYDEWVMLARAGDKKNNVPWGNSTSFNEISKYAKFEDKVSCSDLKDLGLLQKIISFFHWCKNDYESGPVGKLLPNGFGLYDMFGLVEEQVLFEKHNYSRDNYNVFFTIEPKEEKKRNPLRCIDDCPACLKGGIRRSDLESISYDYISNDYFPKYAGGFRLVRNIGNNAKWTEVETVDEK